In Prochlorococcus marinus CUG1415, the sequence TTTTGAATTTTCAGAACTGAAAGAGCTTCTAAGTTTTGTTTTTCATTATTTACAAAATAACAAGGTTGGGACATTATTATTCTCACCTTCATGCTCAAGTTTTGATCAATTTAAAAATTATGAAGAGCGAGGAGATCATTTCAAGAAACTAATAAGTAAAAAATTAAAGGTTAATTAATTCAGTTTTTATTTAAAGATCATTAAATAATTTTCAGGTCGGTCATCACAACCGTCTCCCCTCTAGCAAATATTCACTTAGTTAGTTAGATTTTGACTATAAATTCATTATTAAAAATGAGTGAATCTAACAATTTACCTCAAGCAATCAGTCATAAAAAATTAAGTTACTTGATGCTGAAGGCACAAAAAGATACTCATTCTTCTGATGAATTAACAGAAATAGAAAGCCCCGCAAAAAGAGAATTTGACGATTTAATAAACAATTGGGAAGCCTCAACTAAGAAATTAATTCACGAGTTATCAAAAAGAAAAGAGAATTTACTAAAAGATAAATCACCAAATTCTTTAATTGCACTTGGTGCTATGGAAGTTCACCTTAACATGGCTTTGCAAGCCTTAAATGCATTTAATAAAGGATTTGATGAGTAATAGATAAACTATAAGGAAGGCATTGAAAATAAAAGAAAATCTAGTTCTTTTTCAGTATCTATAGAAATATCTTTTACATTAATAACTTCAAATCCCAAGCCATCTCCAGAAGAGAGACATA encodes:
- a CDS encoding MATH domain-containing protein; amino-acid sequence: MSESNNLPQAISHKKLSYLMLKAQKDTHSSDELTEIESPAKREFDDLINNWEASTKKLIHELSKRKENLLKDKSPNSLIALGAMEVHLNMALQALNAFNKGFDE